A window from Verrucomicrobiota bacterium encodes these proteins:
- a CDS encoding glycosyltransferase gives MSIKDWIFYGYILLTFVALLMLLGNLLVNFIFFRRPVNSPQGELNGNCPKISVCIPARNESLRIGNLLRSLSLQDYPDFEVIVLNDRSEDDTAFILQSWAKDLPQLKVIAGEKLPEGWVGKCWACHQLSSQATGEYLLFTDADTVFHPLCLSTALKHAQDTDAALMSLWPMQVAGTWSEKLIIPFVYLLLLVFLPHALVNRVRNAGLGAANGQFIFYRRKDYFELGGHETVKNHLVEDVALARACLRAGRRLVNADGTDLVSCRMYHRFLDLWEGFTKNLRAAFEKSVGAFLFFGFLQLAVFVMPFLLLLIMMTRHGWDFIGTPIGTLLVLQIALIYLIRLIFSLRYRQSVVWALAHPFGQVLALVIAMNSWIQTSFLGGVKWKGRTYRPLG, from the coding sequence ATGAGTATCAAGGATTGGATATTTTACGGGTACATTTTGCTGACATTTGTGGCTTTGCTCATGCTATTGGGCAATTTGCTCGTGAATTTCATTTTTTTCCGGCGTCCAGTGAATTCTCCCCAAGGTGAACTGAATGGAAACTGTCCTAAAATCTCGGTTTGTATCCCTGCCCGCAACGAGTCCTTGCGTATAGGCAATTTGTTACGCTCATTAAGCCTCCAGGATTATCCGGACTTTGAGGTCATTGTCCTTAATGACCGTTCCGAAGATGACACAGCCTTTATTTTGCAATCGTGGGCAAAGGATTTACCCCAGTTAAAAGTGATTGCGGGGGAGAAATTACCCGAGGGATGGGTAGGAAAATGTTGGGCCTGTCATCAGCTCTCATCACAAGCTACGGGGGAATATTTACTCTTTACTGATGCTGATACGGTTTTTCATCCGCTCTGTCTCTCGACTGCTTTAAAACATGCGCAGGATACCGATGCCGCTTTGATGAGCCTCTGGCCTATGCAAGTTGCGGGGACTTGGAGTGAGAAATTGATTATTCCATTTGTTTATCTACTCCTTTTAGTTTTTCTTCCCCATGCGTTGGTCAACCGTGTGCGAAATGCCGGGCTAGGTGCCGCCAATGGACAATTTATTTTTTACCGGAGAAAAGATTATTTTGAACTAGGCGGCCATGAGACGGTAAAGAACCATCTTGTCGAAGATGTGGCTTTGGCCAGGGCATGTTTGAGAGCGGGTAGGAGATTGGTAAATGCAGATGGTACTGACCTCGTTTCCTGCCGAATGTATCACCGGTTCTTAGATCTTTGGGAGGGATTTACAAAAAATCTGAGGGCCGCTTTTGAGAAGAGTGTGGGAGCTTTCCTTTTTTTTGGATTTCTCCAGCTCGCCGTTTTTGTCATGCCATTCCTGCTTTTATTGATCATGATGACGCGACATGGGTGGGATTTTATCGGAACCCCGATCGGGACACTGCTCGTCCTGCAAATTGCGCTGATTTATCTGATCCGCCTGATTTTTTCACTCAGGTACAGGCAATCTGTCGTCTGGGCCCTCGCCCATCCTTTTGGCCAGGTATTGGCTCTGGTGATCGCTATGAATTCATGGATACAAACGAGTTTTCTCGGGGGAGTGAAATGGAAGGGTCGCACATACCGTCCATTGGGTTAA
- a CDS encoding lysophospholipid acyltransferase family protein has product MKPVEDFLWFWIRRSMRKHFFSIHLRGAGELRKLHGPAIICANHSGWWDTFTCVFLKRTFRLPAYGMMEEKNLKTAAFLKHVGVFGINLTSPRTAAGGLKTALDLLNQRSVIFIFPQGRHVPYGVRPLEFKPGLDWIIKKSPDTALYALAIRYEHLWESRPQLFLNIARVSPDVDSAHGASTLERLMDETSQDIQKQDFDGYETLMEGGLSMNKQWERFVCLLSGKHFNPRNS; this is encoded by the coding sequence ATGAAACCGGTGGAAGATTTCCTTTGGTTCTGGATCCGGCGGTCAATGAGGAAACATTTTTTCTCCATTCACTTACGAGGGGCGGGAGAGTTACGCAAATTGCACGGACCGGCAATCATCTGTGCGAATCATTCTGGCTGGTGGGATACCTTCACCTGTGTTTTCTTGAAACGGACTTTCAGATTACCCGCCTACGGGATGATGGAAGAAAAAAACCTGAAAACCGCTGCTTTTCTAAAACATGTCGGTGTTTTTGGAATCAATCTGACTTCCCCCCGCACGGCCGCCGGAGGACTAAAAACTGCTTTGGACTTACTCAACCAAAGGTCGGTTATTTTTATTTTTCCCCAAGGCCGCCATGTGCCCTATGGGGTTCGCCCGCTGGAATTCAAGCCCGGTCTGGATTGGATCATTAAAAAATCCCCGGATACCGCACTTTACGCGCTGGCGATCCGGTATGAACATCTTTGGGAAAGCCGACCCCAGTTATTCTTGAATATTGCCCGGGTCTCTCCTGATGTTGACAGCGCCCACGGAGCTTCGACTTTGGAGAGGCTCATGGATGAAACCTCTCAAGATATTCAAAAACAAGATTTTGATGGTTATGAAACATTGATGGAGGGGGGACTCTCGATGAATAAGCAGTGGGAACGCTTTGTCTGCCTGCTCAGCGGTAAACACTTTAATCCACGGAACTCATGA